The stretch of DNA GAGATCGTCGAACCTTCCGACAGGGCAATAGACCAAATCTCCACCATCCGGGAGGAAGATGCGCTGATAGCCTTGAGCTTCGTCCGTTATTCGAATCACACACTGCGATTATTCCAGATGGCCAAGGATCGCGGCGCAAAAGCCATTGCCATTACAGATGGTTTATCATCGCCTCTGCTCACAGCAGCCGATTATTCGTTCATGGCTTCCAGCAAATCTCCTTCGCTGACGCATTCCCTGACGGCCCCGATCAGCCTGATTCATGCTTTCATCGCTCTGATCGGAAAAGAAAAGGCCGATGACGTAAAAAAACGCCTTCGCACAATCGAACAGGCGTGGCGTGATTTTAAAGTGTTTTCCAATTTCAAACCCCCGACATCTTGATCGGGGGTCATTTTTTATTTATAAGCAGCCTCTGCTGCCGGCAAGTAACTATAGACGGCTTTTACATAATGAATATCTCCGTAACATGCATCCAATTCCTCCGATTCCGGACGTATACAGCGATAATCTTCCGGATTGTCGAGCTTTGCATATTGTTCTTGAGAAAATTGAATTGCCAGCTCTTCACTGAATACCCCGCCATTCTCATTGACAAAACCAATGAATCCCGGACCGAAATTATAAGCCTGGATCGCAACATCCTGTTCTCCATTTGCTTTCTTCAGCATATCAAGGAAGTGGTCGATACCATAGGCGATGGACTCTTCTGGATCCTGTATACAGCCCGGCTCTCCACACTTGCTTTCAGAAGCTTGCATCGGGTCGTCTCCCCTGCCGCCCGACTCCTGCATCATGATGGAGAGCACAAGCGGCGCCAGCGATTCCTGACCTGCTCCGGCTAATTCCTGCTCGATTGTATCCCGATAAGCTAATACATCCTCGGAAAGCATCCTCCCCTCTTTCTGCTCCCTGCCGCTGTTGTCCACCACGACAGACAGGAAAAACAGAAAAAAGAATAAGCCCAAACCGAATAAAAGCACTGTACCGAAAGCATATAAAAGTGATTGCTTTTTCCTGTTACGCTTCTTTTTCACCCTTCTCACCCGCCATATGACGTTTTCGCAGAAGCCATCCCCATCCCAGTGAAAGAAGGAGGCTTCCCAGACAGAGAACAATCAGTATATTCCAAAACGGCGGTCTGTATGTGAAGACTATATGGTTTTCCCCATCCTGGAGCTTCACTCCCAGAAACGCATAATCAGCCTTCAGGAGTTCCTGCTTCTCGCCATTCACCGATACTTGCCAGCCCTTTTCGTATGGCACAGGTATTTTCAAATAGTCCTCACCATTCTGCTGATTATCGTAGTCTACTATCACCTGGTTATTATGGATCAAAAATGGTATCTCCTCAGCTTCCGCTGCAGTCTCTTCAAGTTTTTGGTAGTCTTCATGCTGCAGCTGAAAGTCTTTGATGGTATAATTCCCCTTCGGCAGTCTTATCCGAATCGTATCAGCTGCCTTGACCCGAATGGTCAAGTCATCGACTTTCGTACGGTAAATCGATTGCTGGGATTTCCGGTCTGTTTTGAACTCATTGACTGCCAAATCATATAATGGCGCACTCGGATCATTATTCTTCAGGTAGAAGCTGATGTAATAATCCCCTGTCTGTGGCAATCCTTCATCGAGCCGCAGATCGAGACCGCCTTCCTCTTCATCCACCTGGAGCTGTCCATCCTGGTAAGTGCCTCCTGCAGCCTCCACCGTCACCTGATCCATCAGATCCGGAAGTGAATCTGCATCTTCACTCGATTCACCATCAGCGAGGACGATCCCATCAAGCATTGCATGCTCCCGCTCCAGCGGTGTATGACTTTCCAGATCCTTCTCCTGGAACACATCATCAGAAACCTTCGCAAATGGTAGCATATTGTCATTCCGATAAACGACATAATTGCTGCTGGCCATGTACGGCTCAAATCCGTAAGGCGCATCAATCGGTTCCTGTTTATCGTACATGATGTATTTCCCATTCAGCAAACCGTACAGATTCGCTCTGTTTCCAAAGCCTGAATAGCGGCTCACGCTTTCTCGTTTCATATCAATATTCAGGTCATAATAATAGAAAAACAGCAGTTCCTTATTCAAAATGCTCGAATAGATACTGACACCCGGAAAACTTTGAACCAAATTCGTATTATTCCGATTATCCGTCTTCCATTCGAGTCTGGTAAAGGTCCCATCCGATTCGAGTACATCCTGAATCAATTCCTGCTGTTCGCTGCTGGCATACTTGTCACTTTTCAGGAATTGGAGCGTGGAATCCTCCACATTGCCAGCACCGGACAGCTGCTTTTCCTGATGGGCATTGATAAGGGGAATGTAAGTCGCAAAGACAACAATAAGACAAAGTCCCAGCATCCATGCTTTCCTTTTGAACGTATAAATAAGGAAAGCAGCCATTACCAGCGCAACACCCCTCCAGACGTACCTCGCCCAGTCGTCCTCCCAATCCAGCGTCACATCATGGCGCAGATGGAGGCCGTACAATAGCACCGCAAGTCCAATCGCCAATAGCAGATGCGCTTTCCTCACCTTAGGCAAAAGTGTCAGACCGACAGCAATGGTTCCGGCAATGACAAACATGGACAAATATTCGAAACGATATTGCGGAGCGGAGAAGCCATTGAAAATGCTCGCGATACGGGGGCTTCCCTGGAAGAAAATGAACAAGATGCTCAGCAGCGCAAACAATCGGAATAGCTTGTTCCTATAGAATCCTGCCACACATACAAGGATGACAAATAAAGCAGGCACAAGCAGCGTCCTGCTCGTGAACAGGATATTATCCTCATTCCCATAAAACGGAATCGGGTCGTCAAAAGCCGGCCGGTAATTATTCAAAAATGCATAGACAGACGGTATGAATGAAATCGAACCGATTCCGAAACCAAGCAGTAAAGCAGGAATGAAATAGAGCAGCTGAGACCTGATTGGCAGCTCATCCTCTGATAGCTTGATAACCCAGCGAGCTATGACATAGATTCCGATAAAAATGAAGTTTATGTATGAAAAGTAGAAATTATCGAAAACGGATATCGCCACAGCAGCAATGAACCAATAAGGTTTCCGTTCCCTGATGATTTTTTCCACCCCCAGCACAAGCAGCGGCAGCCACAAAAAGGCATTGGAGAAAAACTCCCAATATACGACATGCCGGAAATAGATGGCGCTGCCCGCATAAAAACACGCCCCGGCAAATGCCGGCAGAAACGGTATGCGAATATACCGGAAGACTGCAACTGCAAGCAAAAGCGCTGTTGTAAGACGGATGATGCTGACAGGCAGGATGGCTTTCGCCCAGGTAATGACATCCGGATTTCCGATGACATTGGCAATATCGAGAACCTTTATCACAAGCATTGTCAGCAGATACACGATGCTTGTAGAAAAATAATAAGCCAGCTGACTGTATATGCCCCCTCCGAGTCCGAAAGAGAACGAATAGAAAAGGTTCCCCTGTGTATATTGCTCATACAAGTGCTGCTTGAACGGCAGCATCTGCGCCATTCCATCATTCGGTCCGAGCATGATGCGGCCATCCAAGTATTCCCTGATGAAATGCATATGTACCAAAATAGCAAATGTGAGCGCTGCTGAAACAAGCAGCACCACTTTCCACCTACGCTTCATTTGTCACATCCTCACGTCCACTCTTCATGATTTTACTGGTGATGACAAACGTGATCGGCACAGTGAAGAAAACAGCTGCGATTGGTGCCACTGTACCATTCCAGCCGAAGCCCTCGATGAAAATGTATACGAGGACGGAAGACACTGTGATATTGACAGCCTGCGTCAGCGGAAACTGGAAGAATTTCCGCCAGGTCGGTCTTACACCGTACGTAAAGTAACTATTCAAGAAAAATGAAAAAACCATGCTGATGATGATCCCGATCCAATGGGATACAAGATAATGCACATCCGCCAGCTGATAAAAGAGCAAGTATACCAGATAATAACAGATTGTGTTCAGCACACCGACAATGATAAAACGAGTGAATTCAAGCTTCCATATTTTTTTCATAATGTTTCCTAGCCTCGATATTTGTATCTTTTACTAAGTAATGCGGTCTCCGTTTGGTTTCATTGTAGATCCGGCCGATATATTCCCCGATGACACCCAGGCTGACCAACTGCACTCCGCCCAGGAACAGGATGGCAGTGATCAAAGTGAAATAACCCGGTGTGACGACTCCGCGGACCAGCACTTCCACGAATGTATAAAGGATGTATGCCAGTGATAGGAATAACACGATGAAGCCGGCATACAAGCAGGCACGCAATGGTTTTGTGTTGAAGGATACGATACCATCTATGCCATAATCGAGCAATTTTCCAAACGACCATTTTGATTTACCGTTTTGGCGGCAGACATTATCGTAATAGACTGTTTTCTGTTCGAACCCGATCCAGGAAAATAAACCTTTCGAAAACCTATTGCCCTCACTCAGGATCAATAAGGCGTCGATAGCCCTGCGGCTAAGCAAACGGAAATCACCGACTCCATTTTGGATCCGGACATCAATGAATCGGTTGATGATTTTATAGTACATCGTCGAAATAACTTTACGCGGGAAGCTTTCCCCTTTTCTGTTTCTCCGGGCGATCACTTGATCATACCCCTCTTCAAATCCGGCCAACAACTCATGCAGCAGGGAAACAGGATGCTGTAAATCAGCATCGATGACGACCGCACAATCCCCTTGGGCATGCTGAAATCCGGCCAATATCGCCGCCTCTTTTCCAAAATTCCTTGTGAATGACAAATACCGCACATTATAATGCATATCCGCTAACTCTTTCAGTTCCAATAGCGTGGTGTCAGAACTGCCATCATCCACATAGATCACTTCATAATCATAGGATGAATATTGTAATTCCTTGGCAAGTTCATCATAAAAAACCTTTACATTTTCCGCTTCATTAAACGAAGGCACAATTACGGATAGTAATCTCCCAGCCATTCTTTTCCCTCCATTTAGGTATAAACCATTCTCTATGTATTGTTAAAATTGTGAGCGGCTTGACTCCTTATTATACTTCACTACCCTTAATTCGTCAGTTTACATCCTGTTCAAAAGAGGAAATATGTGTAAAAGATAAGTAAAAAAGCTGCCGAAGATGCGTAAATTAGCAGCAATAGACCTGGATGGAACTTATCTCCATGCTGCATGCTGATGCTGTTAAAAAATCACAGCAAAAAAGGGGCTGGAATCATCGGCAGCAAAGCATCGAGGGAAAATGCACTGAAAAACCCGCAAAGAAATTAGACTTTAGTAAAGGCGAGATCATTGCCGTCGGCGACAGCATGAATGATCGGATCGTGCTTGAGACCGCAGGGACAAAGGTCGTTCTGGGCAATGCAGCTGAAGAAGTGAAACAGCATTGCGATTAGACGACCAACACCAATGAAAAAGACGGCGCTGCCAGTATGCTCGAATGGGAAACACAAAAATAGAGGCTGATTTCAGCCTCTATTTTTGTGGTATTCGATTGTACTATATACTTGCGCGCTAGCTGATGGATCCAGATACAGCTTCGCACTATTGACTGCAGTGATCGCCTCAGCGAACCCTGTCGCAATCAGCATATTCTTATTGGGATACTGAACAGCGTCCCCGGCTGCATAGATACCTGGCACATTGGTCGCCATCGCTCGATCAACGATGACTTTATTCTTGTCCGTCTCGATTCCCCAGCTGGCAAACGGTGTTTGCGTCAGATTGACATTTTCATAATAAAGCAGGGCGTCCGTTTCATGCATCATCTGTAAACCTTCCTGATCCACCAGCAATGTATGCAATCCTCCGCTGTTCCCAATCAGCTTGGTCACTTTATGATTGTACTTGACCTGTATCGAGGTTTCCTCCAACGCTTCGATCACATGAGGAGGAGTATATAGGAAATAATCCTGCTGATTAAGTAATGTTACTTCCTTCGCTGTCTTCTCTAGTGCCATCGCCCAGTCAATGCCGGTCCTATTCATTGCATAGACAGTGACGCGCATATCACGGAATCGCTCAGCCGACTTCAAATAATAATGAAGATTCTTTCCTTCATAAAGCGGCGCCTCCGCAAGCCGCAGCGGTTTCATCTGATAAGTTCCCATTCCGCAGGCAAGGATGATTGTCCGAGCCATATACAGCTTGCCGGCAGTCGTTCCCACTTCAAAAATATCGTTTTGCTGTTTTCTCACCTGTTCGACAAATTCTCCACTCACGACTTCAGGCTCTGCCGATCTGCTTTGCTCAAGCAATTTGCCGACCATCTCCTCTCCCGTCGCGACCGGGTATGCACCTACATCATAAATTTGCTTTTCCGGATAAAACTGCGCCACTTTCCCGCCAAAATCCGATGAAGCTTCGATCAATAATGTCGTCATCCTCCGCAGCTTTGTATAAAAGGATGTATAGAGACCGGTTGTGCCTCCTCCTATGATGATCACATCGTATATAAAATCATTTCGCAATTGGCTATCCTCCCTGCTGCTTGATTTCCATGATAATTCCTCTGATAGAGGGTTACTTTTTCACACTCACACACAATGTATCCAAGCCTATTTTACTGTAAAAAAACTTAAAAGTTATTCACAAAGTATTTTGCCGGGTCGGATACTGTCACCCTTGCTGCATGCTTCCTATTCATTGCAGCTCCCTCAAGCTATATCGCAATTGAATACGCGCCCAGCAGGTTAAACTGCGCGACAGCAAGATACAAATACGGCTTTAGACTCAACTTCGGCGAATCAAAAGCCAGCCGATTACAATATATCGCAAATCATGACGAGTTGACGAATATACCGGATCGCCGCTGCTTCGAACAGCAGTTTTTCACTATTCGACAAAAGCTTACAAGTGAGCGTGCTCCACAAAAAAAGAAGACGCCTCCTGCATAACAGGGTCGCCTTCTTTAATATTCTGCTCTATCTTCCTTCTCCATCCAGGCCTTCATCGGATCTGATGTTTCCTTGTCACGGAGCTGCACCGTATGAATCTTCCGCTTCTCATATGGTTTCCCGATTTCCTGATAAATGAAATCATCATCAAAACCGATTGCAGCAGCATCCTTTTTCGTATAAGCGAAATACAACGCCTTTGGGCGAGCCCAATAAATTGCTCCCAAACACATTGGGCATGGTTCACAGCTGGAATAAATGATGCAATCCTTCAATTCGAAATGCCCAAGATTGCTCGTTGCATCGCGTATGGCCTGTATTTCGGCATGGGCGGTCGGATCATGAAGACTCGTGACCAAGTTCGTTCCTTGTCCGATGATTTCCCCATCCCGGACGATGATAGCACCAAATGGTCCTCCTTTACCGCTATTTACGTTCTCAACAGCAAGCTTACAAGCATAATCTATGTAATGATGATGATCCACTTTCATCTCCTCCTACAGCATACTTACTTTCAGTATAGAATTTTTCATAATTTTTAGCCAGTAAGTCTGGATAGAATGCCGCAGAATCAGGAACAATAAACTTGTTACTTTTCGTAACCTCATATATAATGAAACATAAAAGATTAAGTAAACAGCGCTTTTGAAGAGGTGATGATAGATGAAATCCGCAGAATTATGCCCACGCTTTGAATCAGGAATGGAGCTTCTCAGCAAACGTTGGACTGGGCTTATCATTTTCCGCCTCTTAGAAGGATCACAGCGATTCTCTGAATTGGAATCTTCCCTGCCGATCAGCGGCCGTTTGCTCTCTGAGCGTCTCAAAGAGCTGGAAGCAGCGGGTATCGCAACAAGAACAGTATATCCGGACACACCTGTCCGTATTGAATATGAACTGACAGAAAAAGGTCATGCATTGCGCCCTGTGATTACTTCTATAAGAGAATGGGCGGAAAAATGGGTTACATTGGATGAAAGCGCTCCAACAAAACACTAATTTTTTTAACAGCCTGTCCCAGACATAGGACAGGTTTTTTTGTGTGATTTTATTCCGAATTGTGAAAATATTACTAAAAATCATTTACATTTTTTCTTAACGGGTATATACTTAAGAGATCATACTGGATAGGAGGTGGGGAGGAAATGCAACGTAAAGCTGCTCTTTTGTTTATTGGCCTTGTATTGTCGATCACATTGCAAGTAATGGTGCTGCATCCGATGTTTCATTTAGGGACAAATGACATCCAACCACAGCACGTCGTCATCCATAAGGCCGATTTACCGGATGATGAAAAACATTGGTTTCCGATCATAACACAAACAGCAGTCCTGACTTTTCTGCCATTGCTGCTTGTCCCGATTATGTTACAAGCACGTATGCTGCAGACCAAGCAGGCAGTCCGGCATTTCCTGCTGGCCGTCTTCTATCAATCGAGTTATCGCTGAATAGTCCTCCTTTTGCTTTAGGTTGTTTTAGCAATCCAAAGGAGGGGACGAAAATGTTTGTGGCAAGAGCGATCATGGTCATAGCACTTTCTGTTAGCGCACTATCCATCCTTGCATACCAAGGTATTGAATTTGTGCATGCGATTTCAGACCTATTCAGCAAAAAAGGATAATAGAAAAAGAGCGTATTCTTGAGGGGGAATACGCTCTTTTTCTATATTAATCGATTAACTTGCCGGGATTCATGATTGCACGCGGATCGATCGCCTGCTTTATCGTGCGCATCAAATCGTACGCTGCCCCATGTTCCTTTGATTGATATCGCTTCTTGCCTACTCCTACCCCATGCTCGCCTGTACAGGTTCCATCATGCGCCAGCGCATAGTCCACAATCTCTTCATGAAGCTGTTTCGCTGCAGCCACTTCACTCGCATCCGCAAAATCCGCCATTGCGATGATATGGAAATTCCCGTCACCCACATGTCCTACAATACCAGCTTCCAAGCCGCTTTCATCCACTGCCCGTCTTGCATGGAGGATTGCCCCGGCAAGCTCGGATATAGGCAAGCATACATCCGTGACAAGCATTTGTTTAGTCGGCGCTCCTTGTATGTAGTAATAAGCAAGATTATGTCTTGCATCCCATAATCTCTCCTGAGCACCCATGTCTGTCTCGGCAAGGAATTCTACTACCTCAAAAGGCTTTAATAGCTCCTCCATCCGTTTAAGCTGATGCTGGAGATGCTCAGTTTCCCCGTTCAATTCGAAGAAAATCGTCGGCTGTTCGATATAGGCTGTCTTGGCGAAATGGTTGACGTGCGCTACAGAGGGTGCATCCACGAATTCAATCCGCGCCAAATCCAGCCCAGCGGTACGAAGTCTTACGACAGCCGTGACTGCTTCTTCAAAATCACGGAAGACTGCACGTGCAGCCACTGTCGCCTCCGGTATCGGATACACACGGAGTGTAAGCTCCGTAATGATGCCAAGGGTGCCTTCCGAACCGGTAAATATCCCCGTAAGATGTAATCCTGAAGAAGATTTCAGCGCTTTTGAACCTGTATGGATGATTTCCCCGCTTGGCAATACTACCTCCATATCCAGTATATTATCCCGCATTGTGCCGTATTTCACTGTATACGAGCCGCTCGCATTCGTTCCAGCCATTCCCCCAAGCGTCGCTTCCGCCCCGGGATCGACACTGAAGAATAATCCATGCTTCTTCAGGGCATCATTCAATTGGAACTGCGTCAGCCCTGCTCCGACGACAACGTAACCGTCTTTATCTCCAATGGCCTTCAGATCATTCATCAAACCAAGGTCCAGGGAGATTCCTCCGTCATAAGGAATTGCATGTCCCTCCAAGCTGGAGCCTTTCCCAAAAGGAGTGACAGGAATCCCATATTCGTTGGCAAAAGAAAGGATCGCGCTGACCTCTTCCGTGTTTTGAGGGAAGACAACAGCATCGGGATCTGCCGCAGGGTGATAGGATGCATCATGATTATGCTGACCGATGACTGCAGCCGCTGTCGATATCCTCCCTGGATTCACAATCTTACTCAGTTCTTTCACAATGTCCATACCTAGCTGCACCTTCTTTCCATATATAAATAAGCTTAACATGAAGGCTGCGAATTAAAAAGCAGAATAGTTAGAATAAACAAACGCATTATAAAAAAACGTTCATGTATATTTTTCTAAGTAAAAAAAACAATAAAAAAGTAAAAATCAAATTTATTTCACATCTGTAAAATACTTTGATGCCGCGGTTTTCCGGAACGCCAATCAGTATGTGAAATATCACACAAACTCGATAAATGCAATAGTTATTTTAAATACTTTGTTAAAATTGATTAACAATTGATTAGTGATAGAATTATTTATGGCAGTTACAAAAGGTAAGTAATCATTCGAAAAGGTGGAATCTGATATGAACACATATCGCAATAATGAAGATGGATCCATTTCCACTTCTCTAAGAGGTAAGAACTTAATTTCAAATCCTTTTCTAAATAAAGGTGTCGCTTTTACAAAAGAAGAACGGGCAGAGCTTGGTCTTGAAGGCGTATTGCCAGCGACCGTATTGACATTGGATGAGCAAGTGAAGCGTGCTTACGAACAGTTCAATGCACAGCCTAACAACTTGCTGAAAAACAATACATTGAACCAGCTTTACAATCGTAACGTGGTTCTTTACTATCGTCTTTTGACTGATCATCTAAGCGAAATGCTTCCTGTCGTTTATACTCCGACTGTAGGACAAGCCATCCAGGAATACAGCCATGAGTACACACGCCCAGGCGGTGTTTATCTTGATATCAACAATCCGGACGGCATCGAGCAAGCATACGAAAATAATTTGCTTAATTCAGATGAAATCGACTTGATCGTAGTCACTGACTCCGAAAGCATCCTTGGAATCGGCGACTGGGGTGTCGGCGGCCTGAATATCTCCATCGGTAAATTGGCTGTATACACAGCAGCTGCTGGCATCGACCCTAACCGTGTACTTCCAGTCGTAATCGATGCTGGTACAGATAATGAAAAATTGCTTAACGATCCGCTTTATGTCGGTAACCGCCATAAACGTGTACGCGGCGAGCAATATGATCAATTCATCGATGCTTTCATCAGCAAAACAGTAGCGAAATTCCCTAACGTACTTCTACACTGGGAAGACTTCGGCAACCGTAACGCTCGCAACATCATTGATAAGTATGGCGACAAGATCCTTACTTTCAACGATGATATCCAAGGAACTGGCGCCATTACACTTGCAGCTGTGATGAGTGCTTGCAAAGTAGCTGGCACACCAATCAGCGAGCAGCGCGTCGTTGTATTTGGTCCTGGTTCTGCAGGTATCGGTAACGCAGACCAAATCGCTGCTGCCATGGTACTTGATGGCATCTCCAAAGAAGACGCATTGAAAAACTTCTGGGCTATCGACCAACGCGGTCTTTTGACTGATGACATGGATGGCATTGCTGATTTCCAGAAACCATACCTTCGTTCTGCTGATGAAGTAAAAGACTGGAATAGAGAAGATGGCATCATCGGACTAGCTGAAGTCATCCGCCAAGTGAAACCGACTATTTTGATTGGTACTTCCGGTCAAGCTGGTGCATTCAGTGCCGAAATCATCAAAGAAATGGCAAAACACGTAGAGCGTCCAGTCATCATGCCTATGTCCAATCCGACTCCGCTTGCTGAAGCAATTCCGAAAGACTTGCTTGAGTGGACTGACGGTAAAGCATTGATCGCAACAGGAAGCCCGTTCGACCCTGTTGAATACAAAGGTACGACTTACCACATCGGTCAAGCGAACAACGCCTTTGCTTTCCCTGGTCTTGGACTTGGCTCCATTGCTGTAAAAGCAAGCCGCATCACTGATTCCATGTTTGCCGCTGCAGCCAATGCAATCGCGGACATGGTTGAAAGCAATGTACAAGGCGGTTCCTTGCTTCCAGCAATCGACGAACTTCAACCTGTTTCAACCGCTGTTGCAGAAGCAGTTGCCAAAGCTGCAATCGAAGACGGCGTATCTGATGCAAAACCTGAAGAAATCAAAGACCTTATTGCTAAATCTGTATGGAAACCAGAATACAAAACCATCAGAGGCTAAGATTTTAAAGAATTTCTCATGGTGCAGGTGACTCCTTCATAAGGAGGCACCTGTATTAATTTTGACAATTCGAGCAAGATAACTACTGTAGGGAGTGGAATGAACATGAGTTTTGGTGAAATTTTCATCATTCTAATACCGATCTTCTTCGTAATCCTTCTTGGATTCATCGCAGGGAATCGGGGCATATTCAACAAAGAAACATCCAAAGGGATCAACACACTTGTAACAAAAATCGCATTGCCAGCACACTTATTCGTCGGGATCACAACTACTTCCCGTGAAACGATTTTCGATAAAGCTTCTTTCCTTGGAGCATTGATCATCGGTGTTATCGGATTCTTCATCGTTGTACTTCTTGTCACTAAATGGACTACTAAATACGATTTCGTACAATCAACGATGCTTTCCTTGAACTCGACTCAGCCAACGTTCGCCTTCATGGGTATCCCGGTTTTGGGAAGTCTGTTTGGCGCCGAAGCAATCGCTATTCCAATTGCTTTGATGGGTATCATCGTTAACGCATTACTTGATCCACTGTCCACCATCCTTGGTACAGTAGGTGAACGTAACCGCGGTACAGGATCAGATGAAAAACAAGAAAGCTTGTTCAAAGTAACAATGAAATCCATCCTGCATGGTCTCAGCGAGCCGCTTGCTTGTGTACCTATCATCGGTTTGCTTCTTGTGCTTATCTTTAACTTCCATCTGCCTGAATTAGGCGAAAAATCACTAGATCAAATCGGTGATGTCGTATCCGGTGTTGCATTGTTTGCAGTCGGTGTCACAATCGGTATCAATAGAATCAAACTAAGCTTCTCTGCATTCTCGATCGCAATCCTGAAAGCAGTCGTTCAGCCGCTTGCTATGATTGTCATCGCGCTTGCACTTGGTTTGAAACATGATGATCTTGTAATGGCAGTATTGCTTGTATCCTTCCCAGGTTCCGCGGTTGCATCCATGATCGCAATTCGCTTCAAAAGCTTGGAAACAGAGGTTGCTTCCGCTTTCGTAATCAGTGCCATTATGTCCATCATCACCTTGCCGTTCCTGATCACGGCGATAATGTAAAAATAAAAGGAGTATCCCCTGATAGAGGGGATGCTCCTTTTTTTATTTGACGGCAGGAAGGTCATCTGATTTCGACATTTCGTCTCGCAAGTAATCCATGTATCGTTCCAGAGTGGTCAGAATTTCATCTCGTTCATCATCCGACAAGTCACCGGCATGCTGCAACTTTTTATATGGATATGCACTCACTTTACTTCCTTCCTTTCATTATAAGTTGATTATATTTATAACTACTGTATACCCCGCTCCCAAGGCAAGAAACATATGTAATACAAATGTAACGGAATTTTCAAATAATTATATCTAAACAAAGCGCTATTGTCCACTTCAGACAATAGCGCTTTGTTTTCGTCTTATTTAATGATCCTTACACGCTCTTCCAATGGTTTGAATTCTTTATCACCAGCTGGCATTGTCGGTTTACCGAATGGCATCTGTCCACGAAGCTTCCAGTTGGATGGGATATCCCACTCTTTTTGAATCGCTTCATCAACCAATGGGTTATAATGCTGCAGGCTCGCGCCAAGTCCTTCCATTTCCAGCGCAGTCCAGACAACAAGCTGATGCATACCAGAGGTCTGTTCAGACCAAATCGGGAAGTTGTCTGCATAGAGTGCGAATTGCTCCTGCAAACCTTTTACAACCGTCTCATCTTCGAAGAATAGCACTGTGCCATATCCATTGCGGAATGATGCGATTTTCTCTTCTGTTGGTGCAAAGTTGTCAGCCGGCACGACTGCACGAAGCTGTTCTTCTGTTATATCCCAGAAACGGTCATGCTTGTCTCCAAGAAGTACGATGGCACGTGTGCTTTGGGAGTTGAACGCAGATGGCGTGTATTTAACTGCAAACTCCACAATCTCCTGAATACGCTCATCAGAAATAGGAGACTCCTTAGCTA from Terribacillus sp. FSL K6-0262 encodes:
- a CDS encoding nucleoside deaminase produces the protein MDHHHYIDYACKLAVENVNSGKGGPFGAIIVRDGEIIGQGTNLVTSLHDPTAHAEIQAIRDATSNLGHFELKDCIIYSSCEPCPMCLGAIYWARPKALYFAYTKKDAAAIGFDDDFIYQEIGKPYEKRKIHTVQLRDKETSDPMKAWMEKEDRAEY
- a CDS encoding helix-turn-helix domain-containing protein — translated: MKSAELCPRFESGMELLSKRWTGLIIFRLLEGSQRFSELESSLPISGRLLSERLKELEAAGIATRTVYPDTPVRIEYELTEKGHALRPVITSIREWAEKWVTLDESAPTKH
- a CDS encoding nitroreductase family protein; protein product: MTQDFFKALENRRSIYGLAKESPISDERIQEIVEFAVKYTPSAFNSQSTRAIVLLGDKHDRFWDITEEQLRAVVPADNFAPTEEKIASFRNGYGTVLFFEDETVVKGLQEQFALYADNFPIWSEQTSGMHQLVVWTALEMEGLGASLQHYNPLVDEAIQKEWDIPSNWKLRGQMPFGKPTMPAGDKEFKPLEERVRIIK
- a CDS encoding AEC family transporter — translated: MSFGEIFIILIPIFFVILLGFIAGNRGIFNKETSKGINTLVTKIALPAHLFVGITTTSRETIFDKASFLGALIIGVIGFFIVVLLVTKWTTKYDFVQSTMLSLNSTQPTFAFMGIPVLGSLFGAEAIAIPIALMGIIVNALLDPLSTILGTVGERNRGTGSDEKQESLFKVTMKSILHGLSEPLACVPIIGLLLVLIFNFHLPELGEKSLDQIGDVVSGVALFAVGVTIGINRIKLSFSAFSIAILKAVVQPLAMIVIALALGLKHDDLVMAVLLVSFPGSAVASMIAIRFKSLETEVASAFVISAIMSIITLPFLITAIM
- a CDS encoding FAD-linked oxidase C-terminal domain-containing protein, translated to MDIVKELSKIVNPGRISTAAAVIGQHNHDASYHPAADPDAVVFPQNTEEVSAILSFANEYGIPVTPFGKGSSLEGHAIPYDGGISLDLGLMNDLKAIGDKDGYVVVGAGLTQFQLNDALKKHGLFFSVDPGAEATLGGMAGTNASGSYTVKYGTMRDNILDMEVVLPSGEIIHTGSKALKSSSGLHLTGIFTGSEGTLGIITELTLRVYPIPEATVAARAVFRDFEEAVTAVVRLRTAGLDLARIEFVDAPSVAHVNHFAKTAYIEQPTIFFELNGETEHLQHQLKRMEELLKPFEVVEFLAETDMGAQERLWDARHNLAYYYIQGAPTKQMLVTDVCLPISELAGAILHARRAVDESGLEAGIVGHVGDGNFHIIAMADFADASEVAAAKQLHEEIVDYALAHDGTCTGEHGVGVGKKRYQSKEHGAAYDLMRTIKQAIDPRAIMNPGKLID
- a CDS encoding NAD-dependent malic enzyme yields the protein MNTYRNNEDGSISTSLRGKNLISNPFLNKGVAFTKEERAELGLEGVLPATVLTLDEQVKRAYEQFNAQPNNLLKNNTLNQLYNRNVVLYYRLLTDHLSEMLPVVYTPTVGQAIQEYSHEYTRPGGVYLDINNPDGIEQAYENNLLNSDEIDLIVVTDSESILGIGDWGVGGLNISIGKLAVYTAAAGIDPNRVLPVVIDAGTDNEKLLNDPLYVGNRHKRVRGEQYDQFIDAFISKTVAKFPNVLLHWEDFGNRNARNIIDKYGDKILTFNDDIQGTGAITLAAVMSACKVAGTPISEQRVVVFGPGSAGIGNADQIAAAMVLDGISKEDALKNFWAIDQRGLLTDDMDGIADFQKPYLRSADEVKDWNREDGIIGLAEVIRQVKPTILIGTSGQAGAFSAEIIKEMAKHVERPVIMPMSNPTPLAEAIPKDLLEWTDGKALIATGSPFDPVEYKGTTYHIGQANNAFAFPGLGLGSIAVKASRITDSMFAAAANAIADMVESNVQGGSLLPAIDELQPVSTAVAEAVAKAAIEDGVSDAKPEEIKDLIAKSVWKPEYKTIRG